One stretch of Leptospira mtsangambouensis DNA includes these proteins:
- a CDS encoding STAS domain-containing protein, giving the protein MEINLKKNADAYVISISGSLDIYTSLDFKNFLETNVPTQPTENLHVIINLEKLNYIDSSGIGMLIKQLNYVQELKGKFSIANMKPAIEKVFKVAGLTSYFQTIGEDEYREKYAV; this is encoded by the coding sequence ATGGAAATAAATCTAAAAAAAAATGCCGACGCCTACGTGATCAGCATTTCTGGAAGTTTGGACATTTACACTTCCCTGGATTTTAAAAACTTCCTGGAAACCAATGTTCCGACTCAGCCCACTGAAAATCTGCACGTAATCATCAATTTAGAGAAACTCAATTACATTGACTCTTCTGGAATTGGAATGCTCATCAAACAGCTGAATTATGTCCAAGAACTCAAAGGAAAGTTCTCCATTGCCAATATGAAACCGGCCATTGAGAAGGTTTTTAAAGTCGCTGGCCTTACCAGTTACTTCCAAACCATTGGTGAAGACGAATACCGCGAAAAATATGCCGTTTAG
- a CDS encoding bifunctional riboflavin kinase/FAD synthetase, producing the protein MKIIRSLESIQNEFQNGSSLTLGNFDGIHVGHQTLLLRTVEKAKDLGLPSVVVTYFPNPSVVLGKKPNFKYLSSESEKEELIRGFGIDYLVVLDFTLELSKMSAEVFLEKIMIQTLNAKHIVIGYNHFFGAERRGDFTLLDSNKTKYGYAVELKEAVLKKESKISSSLIRGFLEKGEMEEAKILLGRNYHITGVVFEGAKRGRTIGFPTANIKVPEDKLLPAIGVYACFAKFDGHDHKGMVNIGHNPTFDGLGLHVEVNVFDFDGNLYGKEIELEIVHKIRDEKKFSGLEELKNQLTKDKEESIRILDFN; encoded by the coding sequence TTGAAAATTATTCGCTCTTTAGAATCGATCCAAAACGAGTTTCAAAACGGCTCTTCCTTGACACTCGGCAACTTTGATGGAATCCATGTGGGCCACCAGACTTTACTTTTGCGAACTGTGGAGAAGGCTAAGGATTTAGGCCTACCTTCTGTGGTGGTTACTTACTTTCCCAATCCATCTGTGGTTCTTGGGAAAAAACCAAATTTCAAATATCTCTCTTCCGAATCAGAAAAAGAAGAACTCATTCGCGGGTTTGGAATCGACTATTTGGTTGTTTTAGATTTTACTTTGGAACTTTCAAAAATGTCTGCAGAAGTTTTTTTGGAAAAGATCATGATCCAAACTTTGAATGCAAAACATATCGTAATTGGTTATAATCATTTTTTTGGAGCAGAACGCCGTGGTGATTTTACACTTCTCGATTCAAATAAAACTAAATACGGTTATGCGGTCGAATTAAAGGAAGCGGTTCTAAAAAAGGAAAGTAAAATTTCATCTTCACTGATCCGTGGTTTTTTGGAAAAAGGAGAAATGGAAGAGGCAAAAATTCTTCTCGGAAGAAATTATCATATAACAGGCGTCGTGTTTGAAGGTGCCAAACGAGGAAGGACAATTGGATTTCCCACAGCCAATATCAAAGTTCCAGAAGATAAGTTGTTACCTGCCATCGGCGTTTATGCTTGTTTTGCAAAATTTGATGGCCATGACCACAAAGGTATGGTTAACATCGGACACAATCCCACCTTCGATGGGTTAGGTCTTCATGTGGAAGTGAATGTTTTCGATTTTGATGGCAATTTGTACGGAAAAGAAATAGAATTAGAAATTGTTCATAAAATTAGAGATGAAAAAAAATTTAGTGGTTTGGAAGAATTAAAAAACCAACTAACAAAAGATAAAGAAGAGAGTATCCGTATCTTAGATTTTAACTAA
- a CDS encoding LIC_12936 family protein, translating into MRISFVLILSFLLTVGLFAADEKNEPASQADSQKLNPDGSIALIPYNAKQQQKIERIGKEVDDYHAVINEKVKFLSFEKKIKDSRYGQVTNAREIHLPFEPRYVMHSRFVMKLKGGGGAEGGGFSLDELSFWSRKSLTEKGKDPVTTYRELKNNASGGVKGLTLSVRTVTNADDNTLSFELEKIQSPWERLRLATAYRDRLREVARTIDRYIQAKGGLETRMVSESVMEISVSGDFQEP; encoded by the coding sequence ATGCGTATCTCGTTTGTCCTAATTTTATCCTTCCTACTCACCGTTGGCCTTTTTGCTGCGGATGAAAAAAATGAACCTGCTAGCCAAGCAGATTCCCAAAAGTTAAATCCGGATGGTAGTATTGCTCTCATTCCTTATAATGCAAAGCAACAACAGAAGATTGAACGAATTGGTAAAGAAGTGGATGATTATCATGCCGTGATCAATGAAAAGGTAAAGTTCCTGAGTTTCGAAAAGAAAATCAAGGACAGCAGATATGGCCAAGTCACAAACGCAAGGGAAATCCACCTTCCATTTGAACCTCGTTATGTTATGCATAGTCGCTTTGTTATGAAACTGAAAGGTGGTGGTGGAGCCGAAGGCGGTGGATTCTCTCTAGATGAATTGTCCTTTTGGTCAAGAAAATCACTCACTGAAAAAGGCAAAGACCCAGTCACAACTTATCGTGAATTAAAAAATAATGCAAGCGGTGGAGTGAAAGGACTAACACTTTCAGTTCGTACTGTTACTAATGCAGATGACAATACATTAAGTTTTGAGTTAGAAAAAATCCAAAGCCCTTGGGAAAGATTGCGTTTGGCAACAGCCTATCGCGATAGACTCCGCGAAGTAGCAAGAACCATTGACAGATACATCCAAGCAAAAGGTGGTTTGGAAACCAGAATGGTTTCTGAATCCGTTATGGAAATTTCTGTCAGCGGTGATTTCCAAGAACCATAG
- a CDS encoding LIC10729 family protein, which translates to MKLRILLLTAIFLSTLVSLFAKDFQIPKQEFGLEEGLLPEDISTYPELKTWAIYQSYELEPDAPYLGLQDYICRMVPETGLQFLLEKTIQSKSTVYLYLDITRYRPLKGSKFKPKKLNILVNGRPKLSIYADKNQSFVNPVEIPLEPSEYPDGKIYVDLVPSHNSLGRFWGVWDAFVLENRLDAKD; encoded by the coding sequence TTGAAACTACGAATCCTTCTCCTTACGGCAATCTTTTTATCAACCTTGGTTTCGTTGTTCGCAAAAGACTTCCAAATTCCCAAACAAGAATTTGGTTTGGAAGAGGGTTTACTCCCAGAAGACATTTCTACCTACCCCGAACTCAAAACATGGGCGATTTACCAATCCTATGAATTGGAACCAGATGCACCCTACTTAGGACTCCAGGATTATATCTGCCGGATGGTGCCAGAAACTGGCCTCCAATTCCTTTTAGAAAAAACGATCCAATCCAAATCTACGGTTTATCTTTATTTGGACATAACTCGTTACAGACCGTTAAAAGGTTCCAAATTCAAACCGAAAAAATTAAACATTCTTGTGAATGGAAGGCCCAAACTTTCCATCTATGCGGACAAAAACCAAAGTTTTGTGAACCCTGTTGAAATTCCCCTCGAACCTTCCGAATACCCAGACGGAAAGATTTATGTCGACCTTGTGCCCAGTCACAATTCCTTAGGACGGTTTTGGGGAGTTTGGGATGCGTTTGTTTTGGAAAATCGGTTGGATGCGAAAGACTAA
- the rodA gene encoding rod shape-determining protein RodA → MADRNTEKLDFFLIFSVVLVAMAGVLTLYTQEANTADGLGRWYKQFTFVFVGLISMWFMSRINYQLIGSYALFIYIFSIVLLVLTLIPGIGYLPSGRGARSWLKLGPITLQASEFSKLATVILLGQYLVLKEKEMHKITVLIIPFIICLVPMLFIILQPDFGTAVSFLPMLFTMLYLGGADILHVGSLLTFGGISLMVPMYLAYSQLTLIQPLIDLLRKDNKVELVSIVNQLQGKIWLILDGKKVSGLTLPGIENPKNLQMIREAAEIVKDEYASVGYKILSNEAFMFGLGGTLALISLVMIFIRIARGSKHLRNYYITIGILGLSILSAIAVHKSIPFRENQVIRLTAFLNPDQFKQGAGYQLRASKPAVGSGKVFGKGLFHGEMTEGRVPHVPESGTDFIFASWAEQTGFFGSVLLLFFLMSIPLRGLQISFESKDRFGSLLAAGIVAMIFFHIAINVGIVIGLLPVTGVPLTFMSYGGSHLVMAMTAVGIILSIKKRKFAN, encoded by the coding sequence ATGGCAGATCGTAATACAGAAAAACTAGATTTTTTTCTTATCTTCTCTGTTGTCCTTGTGGCAATGGCAGGAGTTCTTACCCTATACACACAAGAAGCAAACACTGCGGATGGACTTGGGCGCTGGTACAAACAGTTTACCTTCGTGTTTGTGGGACTCATCTCCATGTGGTTTATGTCAAGGATCAATTACCAGTTGATTGGTTCTTATGCACTCTTTATCTATATCTTCTCAATTGTTTTACTTGTGCTTACTTTAATTCCTGGAATTGGATACCTTCCTTCTGGTCGTGGTGCACGTTCTTGGTTAAAACTAGGACCCATCACTCTCCAAGCCTCCGAGTTTTCAAAACTAGCAACCGTAATCCTTCTTGGCCAGTATTTGGTATTAAAAGAAAAAGAAATGCACAAAATCACGGTGCTTATCATTCCATTTATCATTTGTTTGGTGCCGATGCTTTTTATCATTCTGCAGCCAGACTTTGGAACAGCAGTTTCATTTTTACCAATGTTGTTTACAATGTTATACTTAGGTGGGGCCGACATTTTACACGTTGGATCCTTACTTACATTTGGTGGAATTTCACTGATGGTTCCCATGTACCTTGCGTACTCACAACTAACACTCATCCAACCACTCATTGATTTACTTCGTAAAGATAACAAAGTGGAACTTGTCTCCATCGTAAACCAACTCCAAGGTAAAATTTGGTTAATTTTAGATGGGAAAAAAGTATCTGGACTCACTTTGCCTGGAATTGAGAACCCAAAAAATTTGCAGATGATCCGGGAAGCCGCAGAAATTGTCAAAGATGAATATGCGAGTGTCGGATATAAGATTTTATCAAACGAAGCGTTTATGTTTGGCCTGGGTGGGACACTGGCTCTCATTAGTCTTGTGATGATTTTTATCCGGATTGCTCGTGGTTCCAAACACTTAAGAAACTACTACATCACCATTGGAATTTTAGGACTCTCCATCCTTTCTGCTATTGCCGTTCACAAATCCATTCCTTTCCGAGAAAACCAGGTCATCCGTCTCACTGCCTTTCTCAATCCTGACCAGTTCAAACAGGGTGCAGGTTACCAACTTCGAGCTTCCAAACCCGCTGTTGGCTCAGGAAAGGTTTTTGGAAAAGGGTTATTTCATGGAGAGATGACCGAAGGGCGCGTTCCCCATGTTCCCGAATCGGGAACAGATTTTATCTTTGCTTCTTGGGCAGAACAAACTGGATTTTTTGGAAGTGTTCTTCTTCTATTTTTCCTTATGTCCATCCCACTCAGAGGACTCCAAATTAGTTTTGAAAGTAAAGACAGGTTCGGATCCCTTCTTGCCGCCGGGATTGTAGCCATGATCTTTTTTCATATTGCCATTAACGTGGGAATTGTAATTGGACTTCTCCCCGTAACAGGTGTTCCACTCACGTTTATGAGTTATGGTGGGTCGCATTTGGTGATGGCAATGACGGCCGTTGGAATTATTTTATCCATAAAAAAACGTAAGTTTGCAAACTAA
- the mrdA gene encoding penicillin-binding protein 2, giving the protein MSQSASEFRLETSFRKRLYFFTGMVVFTLTAYILQLFNLQIVQGSENSLKAERFVRRSESIPADRGNIFDRNFLTPETSQPLVSNSASLDVILNTSLLKNDPRKVKDFIYKFCEALSIPIVYYEKELQDSRMIKKIRSREPFVLLEGISREQQERILVLDNINKYVYLVSSPARVYHMGPALSHVTGYVGKPTTSDLQEKEIKTYQLIGKGGIESLYDTTLRGQDGFRIQKRNTEGNIEEERVIEHSVPGNNLILTIDRDMQIAAYRALKGVRGTVLAIKATTGEVLAMASNPSYDPNILSGKNKLDRSNHFTRVTNNGGFLNLAIQSRFPPASTFKTLVGLAAMESEHKINYDPKQTFSCPASFTLKSTFKGVPDQVFYNWDKKNHGELNLAQALEKSNSVYFYQLGYKLGAEPILAYSRLFGLDKKTGIDLPGEATGFIPSSDWKKRTYGNKWFDGDTVNLSIGQGFISVTPIEMALFYMAVVNNGKIYKPYVVSEIRSPLDNSLIQKTEPTILRDIPLKKSTVEALKEGLYLVGYSGTASGVLNSPTLPEIAGKTGTAQTRRRGASSSNHAWFIGYAPVNAPPEKQILVAAFVEYGVGGAASAAPAAREVFKAAFPPGSFPRTDRSRAKSMEEEAPVEQEAF; this is encoded by the coding sequence ATGAGCCAATCGGCATCTGAATTTCGTTTAGAAACAAGTTTCCGCAAACGGCTGTATTTTTTTACGGGGATGGTTGTGTTCACACTCACCGCTTACATCCTTCAATTGTTTAATCTACAAATTGTCCAAGGAAGCGAAAACTCATTAAAGGCCGAACGTTTTGTCCGAAGAAGTGAGTCCATTCCCGCTGACCGTGGAAATATTTTTGATAGAAACTTTCTCACGCCAGAAACAAGCCAACCATTGGTTTCCAATTCTGCCTCTCTAGATGTAATCCTTAATACAAGTTTACTCAAAAACGATCCAAGAAAAGTAAAAGATTTTATTTACAAATTCTGCGAAGCGCTTTCCATCCCCATTGTTTATTACGAAAAAGAACTCCAAGACTCGCGGATGATCAAAAAAATTCGTTCACGCGAACCTTTTGTACTTTTAGAGGGAATTTCACGGGAACAACAAGAACGAATCCTTGTCCTCGATAACATAAACAAATATGTGTATTTGGTTTCTTCACCTGCACGTGTGTATCATATGGGTCCTGCCCTTTCCCATGTGACAGGTTATGTGGGGAAACCAACAACCAGCGATTTACAAGAAAAAGAAATCAAAACCTACCAACTCATTGGAAAAGGTGGGATCGAATCCCTATACGATACAACCTTACGTGGCCAAGATGGATTTAGAATCCAAAAAAGAAACACGGAAGGAAATATTGAAGAAGAACGTGTCATTGAACATTCTGTCCCTGGTAATAATTTAATTTTAACCATTGACCGTGATATGCAAATTGCCGCCTATCGTGCGTTAAAAGGTGTTCGTGGAACGGTTCTTGCCATCAAAGCAACCACAGGTGAAGTGTTAGCAATGGCATCCAATCCATCTTATGATCCCAATATCCTTTCCGGAAAAAATAAATTGGATCGTTCCAACCATTTCACTCGCGTGACGAACAATGGTGGTTTTTTAAATTTAGCCATTCAATCTAGGTTCCCACCAGCTTCAACTTTCAAAACGTTAGTGGGTCTTGCGGCTATGGAAAGCGAACATAAAATCAATTATGATCCAAAACAAACATTTTCCTGCCCTGCAAGTTTCACTCTCAAGTCAACCTTCAAAGGTGTTCCTGACCAAGTGTTTTACAACTGGGATAAAAAAAATCACGGCGAACTCAATTTAGCACAAGCATTAGAAAAATCTAACTCAGTATACTTTTATCAGTTAGGTTACAAATTAGGAGCGGAACCGATTCTCGCCTATTCACGGTTATTTGGTCTAGACAAAAAAACAGGTATTGACCTTCCAGGGGAAGCAACAGGATTCATTCCAAGTTCTGATTGGAAAAAAAGAACTTATGGAAACAAGTGGTTCGATGGTGATACGGTCAACCTTTCCATTGGGCAGGGTTTTATTTCTGTAACTCCGATTGAGATGGCACTTTTTTATATGGCTGTTGTTAACAACGGAAAAATCTATAAACCTTATGTTGTTTCAGAGATTAGGAGCCCTCTCGATAATTCTTTGATCCAAAAAACGGAACCAACCATACTCAGAGACATCCCTCTAAAAAAATCCACTGTCGAAGCACTGAAAGAAGGATTGTATTTGGTTGGTTATTCAGGTACTGCATCTGGTGTTCTCAACTCACCAACACTTCCAGAAATTGCAGGAAAAACGGGAACGGCACAAACAAGAAGAAGAGGAGCTTCCTCATCTAACCATGCTTGGTTCATTGGATATGCTCCAGTGAATGCGCCACCCGAAAAACAAATATTAGTTGCTGCCTTCGTAGAATATGGTGTGGGTGGTGCGGCCTCTGCGGCTCCAGCAGCTCGTGAAGTATTCAAAGCGGCTTTCCCACCAGGTTCTTTCCCAAGAACAGATAGGTCCCGTGCCAAATCAATGGAAGAAGAAGCACCGGTAGAACAAGAGGCATTTTAA